The following DNA comes from Erigeron canadensis isolate Cc75 chromosome 3, C_canadensis_v1, whole genome shotgun sequence.
CACCAATTCTAGTGGTGTTAACTGTTAACCGATATTCTATCgttagaaaaaatattatgataattgactttttttaaagtaaattttacttattttctttaattttccaAACCTAAATAAATTGGTTGCTTatttattttctgtttatttatAAAGTCAAGCCATTTTTAATGTAACAACGAGACTAAAGAATtacgaagtaataaataaatgcgcctaatgttagaaaaaaaaaaaaaattagcccgcgaattatttcatttcaaaattcAATTAAGCAAAACACAAAAATCAATCACACTTTTTCCCTCttattattttcttcttcttcaccatccCCCAAAATGAGACCCGAAAATCTTCTCATCCGCCCCACCTCAACCCAATTCTGCACAGTTGGCTGCCCGATTCTCGACGCCTTTCTCGGCGGCGGAATCCCATCCAACTCGATCACGGAACTTGTGGCCGAAAGCGGCTGCGGCAAAACCCAACTTTCACTTCAACTCTTATTCACAGCCCAACTTCCTCATCACTTAAAAGGCCTTTCCGGTTcatctctatatctatacacCGAATTCCCATTTCCTCACCGCCGATTTAAACAATTACTCGAATCTTTTCGATCCTCTCACCCGATTTTATTTGCGTCTTCTCGTGACCCTTGTGATCATATTTTCACCCGAGATTGTCAAACTGCACACCACCTGCTCGATGTATTGCTTCAGTTAGGTTCGCGTCTTGAGAAGGGGAACGAGACGCGGTTAAATGTTAAGTTAATTGTTATTGACTCGATTGCTGCGTTGTTTAGAAGTGACTTTGAGAACAATGCTGGTGATTTAAAGAAACGGGCGtctttgtttttcaagatttcgTCGGTTTTGAAGACGTATGCTAATAGATTTGGGATTGCAGTTGTGTTAACTAACCAAGTTGTTGATTTGATGGGTGATAATGACGGGCTGAGTGGTGTTCGGGTTGGGAATTTGGAAGAGATGTATACGTCTGGAAGACGGGTTTGTCCTGCTTTGGGGTTGTCTTGGGCTAATTGTGTTAACTCGAGATTATTTTTGTCGATGAATGAGGTGGTTGAAGCCGTGGGGAATGAGAATAATTTACctgttgatgaaaatggtggTTTTGTTAATAGACGAAAAAGGAGGGAACTTCATGTTGTTTTTGCTCCTCATTTACCTCATTCATCTTGTGAGTTTTTAATAAGAAAGGAAGGCGTTTTCGGAGTTCATAGATGACCTTCATAAGCAAAGAAAATTGTCATCTTTTTGTCCTCTTGGCCCCTGTTTGTAAGTTGCATATTCGAATACAATTCAAGCATACCCTTCTGGTTTTCAGCTattttaatcatattattatattatgggGAAACACAGTCCTTAGCTTTTGCTAATATAGTAGTGTTTATAATCTGGGGGTTATCTGTCCTTTTTTACGATATGTCATAGGATGTATACTTGCTTTTTTTGATCTATAGTGATGCTTGTGTCATCCCTTTTCTGGAAATTTAGAATTTATGAATCTTTGAGCTTGAGGGAGTAGTCTACAATATCGATTTATCATCCCCTTTTTTtgaaatgttgaaatttatgATCTTTGAGCTTATCATAAACAAGTTACCATACAAAAGTGCATCAATTATAGCCTATCAATTGATAGGCATCTCATCCATATCATTCATAATACTAGTAggactttacccacctactagtcgtaatcaacaatttggctagtaggaatttacccacctactagctttcATAAACAATTTGgatagtaggaatttacccacctactagctcacaAAATCAacttggctagtaggaatttacccacctactagctcacacaatcaatttcaacatggccatggatattTTACCTACTAACTCTTACATACAacatgactagtaggaatttacccacctactagttcttacaAACAATCAactatgggtcataggaatttacccacctatgacctcaaTAACCagaatatgattatatgcatatacactcaccttattTGCGACCACAATTGCAAGATGACCATAAAACAACGTATTTACAATCAACCTATCAATTCAcattaaaaacacacatatgGTCATTCATCACGTATAAGGTCACCTAGCCATAATCAATAGCATTccaacacccaacccatcatttacactcttatattaatcttaggttagttcacataacatgtatctcttatatcattttcatatggccagctcactttcatacaaaaagtaccattttcatcatttgacCAAGCTGCCTTCAAACGAGtgtaactcaagttctacttactcttttaacatgattccagtggccaaattttACATGACACTTATAcctaccttttatctttagtgatCAATACGTGGATTGTCCTTCAAaggtgacttctggtcgttttaaaaaccaaaactgtTGTTGTTAAACAGCTTTGAccttactgacttcaaatgaccataacttgagttctacacaatattttgacctcattccagtggccacttctACTTAACacattttaacatattttatctTCAGTGACCAACACAAGATTTGACCCAAATACGTGAGTTTTACTCGCTTTAAAAACTGACACAGAATCATTTTTGCTGAAAGATCAGCATGACACTactgaattcaaaaattcataactgGAGTTCTACTTCGTATTTTTAACTCATTCCAGTGGCATAATTTGCTTAACACACTTAggtacattttctttttaggactcaacAAGTGAAAACTCTGTCCTTGAAACGCCCCAAGACTCAACTCAAGAAAACGACATTTTTTTACTAATACCCTGCATattagtctacaacagactaatactccacaaaCTTTTGCACAAACCCTATTTTGACACTTAAAATCAACTTGCAACACATCCAActcaaaaccaaacttcatTTTACGTCATTTCTGAGTTCAAACAAGTTTTAGACAGagaaataaacttaataaaagtaaaattagtTATAAAAGACAATGCaccaaaaattagaaatttcggcatgaccttTTCGTAAAATCTACATCCAAAAACCTGTTACGGATAATGAATTCTTAAAATACAATTGATCATGATCTATACactacttttataaaaatgaccTATTATAAAATAACCAAAACTCCTTGAAAACTTGAGAATACAATAATCATACCAAAACAATCAATGTATCATGAGCCAATAGTTTAAAGGGGTCTCTACGGGTCCTATCACTTTACCATTTACCGCTTTTAGCTAAAGAAATCAATAATCCATAAAGCAACTTCGAACTTCAATCTGTATATTACTTAACTTGCTTCCActtccgggacaacctataaaaagggtaaacaactaaaaagaatAAGCTAAACGCTTagtgagtattcttgcatacctttatgtatatgttggatcaattgaccacatcatgttgaagtttatttgtccatgtgtggtaattgatgtggcTTAAGCTCATgttgtgattatgaggcctaagaacctctggggcctaagaatctcgatagttgatatgatatgaggcctaGGAACCttcggggcctaagaatcccgatagatgtgattgatatgattgttagcttatatggatccatatatgtgttgttagtgtacaaggtgagcatgtaaatatgacatgacggtgtcataggttacatgcaatagtccttgtactttgccctccttcgtttatataTGCTCTAGAGATGATATTAGATGTATTTATGGATATGGGTAGAGAGGTTATCCCCGTTAAATTCTACTAATGAATAAAAtgctacaaaaaaaaaaagagggaacACCCATCAAGCTTGTTACTCATGTCGTATACTTCTATGCGAAATGCCCCAAGAGTAACCAATAAGCTAAGGTTTTAGAATATTTGCTGTTGCAGATTTAAAACCAGGGAAATATCTATGCTTTGGTTCAGACACTTTGAGTGTGTATCGTTAGAGGTTGGACAAAATAATCCGAATGCACACACAATACGAAGGAAAGTATATTCTTCGATGCATATATGAGACTATGAGTTCATACATAAATTGTCTTATGTTACATGTATAGCGTTGGGGTTATGTGAAATCTTGCAGGCAAGATTTCAAAACTCATTAATAGTGCTATTCACTCAAACGTCTGGTATTTCCTGCAAAATAATGAAAATGCTTTAGTTCCTCGCATTTCCAATCTTTATCCTTTTTGTAGCATCTTTACCGCATGTCCGCATCAGAATAGGGGGATAGTTAAATGTGTGTTTTGGGTAGAAGATAATGTTCAGATTATTCTAATGCTAATAGCTGACACTGtactaattatataaataacaattaaaatGTTGACAAAGTCTTGTTATTCTACATATTCACAGATTTGTGAagaaaaatctttttgatctaagCAGTTTTGACAATGTGGCATTATTGAATTTGGAACTTCCAAGGGTTGTATATGTCTGGGAAACAGGGTTGCCTGCTGTTGGATTATCTTGGGCTAATTGTGTTTCTTGAGATTGTTTATGTTGATACATGGGGTGATTGAAGGCAAGGAATATGGTTTACCTGGTGATAATTACATTTGTTTTGTTAAAGAATGAAAAAGAATAGAGCTTCATGTTAATTTTGCTTTTCATTTACCTCATTAGGGAAGGTGTTTTGGGAGTTTCAAAGATGACCTTCACTTGCAAAGATATTGATAGTCATATTATTGCCTTCTTAGTTTCTactttgttttcttttggaACGGCAAAATGAATTCAAACACGCCCAGTAGGACTTGAACCCATTAGTTACTACGAGTACTTCATAttatgtttattggttaatattAGGTTGTTAGGTTTCGCTTGTCTAGTAGTGTTTGTAGTAGTTGATTTAGTTTTCTCGTCAATTTCTAGCGCAATTGTGATAATCGATATATTTGATTAATGGTTTGCGTCAACCCTTTCCTGGATATCTTAAAGTTTATGATATTCGAGCTAAAATGTATAAATTTCAGATATGTTTTCTGGAAATGACATTGATGATCTTTAAGGTTGAATAATGTCGTTGATCTGTTATAATAGCTCTATAGATGTAAAATTCCATGAAGCCGCTTATGTAAAACTATTGCAATGCAGAAATTCGAACGTCTGCTGTTGCAATTTTGAAATCAGAGAAGTGTTTATTCTTCTATACAGACATTTTATGTCTGGCGTCGACTCATCGTTCATGAGAGACTGTACAAACTGATCCAAATTTAGACAAAGTACCCAGGGAAGTATATTGTACAGATCTGAGTATAATTGCCATTCTGAGAATATTGTTTGACAAACTGCATTTATGATTTCACACATTACATTGTCAGCTGTTACATGGCCTAGAAGCTATCATATAATCTTGAAAACTTGAATTTAATTTTTCATAGTAACATTTGAACAATAGATGAAGAAGTAATGAGATCTTGCAGGCAAGTTACTCAAAACTCCTTAACAGCCTTGTTCATTTGAACCTCTAGTATCACCTGCAAAAATGAAAATGCTTTAGTCTCCGCTTGTCATCTGTTTTTCCAATCTTTATACTGTCAGTATCATCTTTATTGCATCACCGTAGGTCCGTAGGGCAATGTATGGATATCTGTTTTGAAAGTGATTGTATAACTTGAAAAGAAGAATTAGTTAATCAGTAGAAGATGGGGGGCTTGGATGTTTTTGTTGtaaaaattacattatcaaATGTTGAGTGTTGAATAAATTCTGGATTCAAGGGGAAAGAACGTTCTGTGAAATGAGTAAAAGTCTTTCCAGTGAGGtttaaaaaagggtaaataATAAATTTCATTTTAGCCTTCGATGACTAGTTTGTTGCAATTAATATATACTTGATCAGAAACAATAACAAAATTAGAAGCAGAATCTGTTTCGAAACCTAAATCCAGACACCCCTATTTCCAACGTGCAAAATGGTTTGACAGCTCTGCCCATAGAAGAA
Coding sequences within:
- the LOC122594619 gene encoding DNA repair protein XRCC3 homolog, producing the protein MRPENLLIRPTSTQFCTVGCPILDAFLGGGIPSNSITELVAESGCGKTQLSLQLLFTAQLPHHLKGLSGSSLYLYTEFPFPHRRFKQLLESFRSSHPILFASSRDPCDHIFTRDCQTAHHLLDVLLQLGSRLEKGNETRLNVKLIVIDSIAALFRSDFENNAGDLKKRASLFFKISSVLKTYANRFGIAVVLTNQVVDLMGDNDGLSGVRVGNLEEMYTSGRRVCPALGLSWANCVNSRLFLSMNEVVEAVGNENNLPVDENGGFVNRRKRRELHVVFAPHLPHSSCEFLIRKEGVFGVHR